One Stenotrophomonas maltophilia DNA window includes the following coding sequences:
- the soxR gene encoding redox-sensitive transcriptional activator SoxR — translation MVSQELSVGEVAERSGVAVSALHFYERKGLISSLRTSGNQRRYSRDVLRRLAVIRVAQRVGMPLEAVGRAFESLPEGRAPTKADWAKLSARWRTELEERIHMLQLLRDELTGCIGCGCLSLQRCRLANPGDVLGERGDGPMRWE, via the coding sequence ATGGTGTCCCAAGAGCTGAGCGTGGGCGAAGTCGCCGAGCGCAGTGGCGTGGCGGTTTCCGCGCTGCATTTCTACGAGCGCAAGGGGCTGATCAGCAGCCTGCGCACCTCGGGCAACCAGCGCCGTTACAGTCGCGATGTGCTGCGCCGGCTGGCGGTGATTCGTGTGGCACAGCGGGTCGGCATGCCGCTGGAAGCGGTCGGCCGTGCCTTCGAGAGCCTGCCCGAAGGCCGCGCGCCAACCAAGGCCGACTGGGCCAAGCTTTCCGCGCGCTGGCGCACCGAGCTGGAGGAGCGCATCCACATGCTGCAGCTGCTGCGCGATGAACTGACCGGCTGCATTGGCTGTGGCTGCCTTTCGCTGCAGCGCTGCCGCCTGGCCAACCCGGGCGACGTCCTCGGCGAACGCGGCGACGGCCCGATGCGCTGGGAGTGA
- a CDS encoding short chain dehydrogenase, which translates to MKILLVGASGTLGQAVARQLGQQHQILAAGRRSGELRVDLTDDASVAELFARTGPVDAVVSTAGKLHFGPLQEMTPEQFNLGLQDKLLGQVRLALAAQHHLSAGGSITLTSGIVSAQPIRDGANATSVNAALEGFVRAAALELLPRGLRINVVSPNVLIESMAAYAPYFPGFEAVSAQRAALAFQRAVEGIQSGETITVW; encoded by the coding sequence ATGAAGATCCTCCTCGTCGGTGCCAGCGGCACCCTCGGCCAGGCAGTCGCCCGCCAGCTCGGCCAGCAGCATCAGATCCTCGCCGCCGGCCGCCGCAGCGGCGAGCTGCGCGTGGACCTGACCGATGACGCCAGTGTCGCCGAGCTGTTCGCGCGTACCGGCCCGGTCGATGCCGTGGTCTCCACCGCCGGCAAGCTGCACTTTGGCCCGCTGCAGGAGATGACGCCCGAGCAGTTCAACCTTGGACTACAGGACAAACTGCTGGGCCAGGTGCGGCTGGCACTGGCCGCGCAACACCATCTCAGTGCCGGCGGTTCGATCACCCTGACCAGCGGCATCGTCAGCGCACAGCCCATCCGCGATGGCGCCAACGCCACCTCGGTGAATGCCGCGCTGGAAGGCTTCGTGCGTGCAGCCGCCTTGGAACTGCTGCCACGCGGCCTGCGCATCAACGTGGTCAGCCCCAACGTGCTGATCGAATCGATGGCCGCCTACGCGCCCTACTTCCCCGGCTTTGAAGCGGTGAGCGCACAGCGCGCGGCACTGGCCTTCCAGCGCGCGGTGGAAGGCATCCAGAGCGGCGAGACGATCACGGTCTGGTAA
- a CDS encoding LysR family transcriptional regulator, with protein sequence MDTLRCMRAFVAVAERGSFAGAAEQLQVSAVMVGKYIQQLESHLGTALLQRNTRRQRLTEAGSAYLAGCRQVLEQVQQAEADVAGLQVQPRGLLRVSAPTTWGSCVLAPVLSGLLREQPLLDIELDLSNRRVDLIEDGFDVAIRVGPLPSQEVVARPLPPYAMSLCAAPSYLRRRGMPRTPADLAGHDCLSHLAWRGGHGWQLANGERVDWEARLACNDGLALREAAVAGAGLVLQPTALLAGEIAAGRLKPLLRDYLPEPRPMHLIYLPDRRPRPRLQCFVDFVMATLGR encoded by the coding sequence ATGGATACCCTTCGATGCATGCGGGCCTTCGTTGCCGTGGCCGAGCGTGGCAGCTTCGCCGGCGCCGCCGAACAGCTGCAGGTTTCGGCGGTGATGGTGGGCAAGTACATCCAGCAGCTGGAGTCCCACCTGGGGACCGCGTTGCTGCAACGGAACACCCGCCGCCAGCGCCTGACCGAGGCCGGCAGCGCCTACCTGGCCGGCTGTCGGCAGGTGCTGGAGCAGGTGCAGCAGGCCGAGGCCGATGTCGCCGGCCTGCAGGTGCAGCCACGTGGCCTGCTGCGGGTCAGCGCGCCGACCACCTGGGGCAGCTGCGTGCTGGCGCCGGTACTGTCCGGGCTATTGCGTGAGCAGCCGTTGCTGGACATCGAACTGGACCTGAGCAACCGTCGCGTGGACCTGATCGAGGATGGCTTCGACGTGGCGATCCGGGTCGGGCCGCTGCCGTCACAGGAAGTGGTGGCGCGGCCGTTGCCGCCCTACGCGATGAGCCTGTGCGCGGCGCCTTCCTACCTGCGTCGGCGCGGCATGCCGCGCACGCCGGCGGATCTGGCGGGACATGACTGCCTCAGCCATCTGGCCTGGCGTGGTGGCCATGGCTGGCAGCTGGCCAACGGGGAACGGGTAGATTGGGAGGCGCGGCTGGCCTGCAACGACGGCCTTGCGCTGCGCGAGGCTGCCGTGGCCGGAGCAGGGCTGGTGCTGCAGCCGACAGCCCTGCTGGCTGGCGAGATCGCGGCCGGGCGGTTGAAGCCGTTGCTGCGCGACTACCTGCCCGAACCGCGGCCGATGCACCTGATCTATCTGCCGGATCGACGGCCGCGCCCGCGGCTGCAGTGCTTCGTCGATTTCGTCATGGCCACGTTGGGACGGTGA
- the proC gene encoding pyrroline-5-carboxylate reductase: MAADSITFIGGGNMARSLIAGLIRQGVPAAHIHVAEPVAALRESLATDFGVQVHDNAADAAAQGRTWLLAVKPQVLREVCQSLQALAQANRPLVVSIAAGITSTQLERWLGGNLPVVRAMPNTPALLGAGVTGLYATPSVDAQQHAQAEQVLASAGRTVWIEREALMDSVTAVSGSGPAYVFLLAQAMEAAGIAQGLPADAARTLVVQTLLGASRMLDEAGESPAELRRRVTSPNGTTQAAIERFQAGGFEALVDTALRAAQVRGQELSAAND, from the coding sequence ATGGCAGCTGATTCCATCACCTTCATCGGCGGCGGCAACATGGCGCGCAGCCTGATCGCCGGCCTGATCCGCCAGGGCGTGCCCGCCGCGCACATCCACGTGGCCGAACCGGTGGCCGCACTGCGCGAGTCGCTGGCCACCGATTTCGGCGTGCAGGTACACGACAACGCCGCCGATGCCGCCGCACAGGGCCGCACCTGGCTGCTGGCAGTAAAGCCGCAGGTGCTGCGCGAGGTCTGCCAGTCGCTGCAGGCACTGGCCCAGGCGAACCGGCCGCTGGTGGTGTCCATTGCCGCCGGCATCACCAGCACGCAGCTGGAACGCTGGCTGGGCGGCAACCTGCCGGTGGTGCGTGCAATGCCCAACACGCCGGCCCTGCTCGGCGCCGGCGTGACCGGCCTGTATGCCACGCCGTCGGTGGATGCACAGCAGCACGCGCAGGCCGAACAGGTATTGGCCAGTGCCGGCCGTACCGTGTGGATCGAGCGCGAGGCGCTGATGGATTCGGTCACTGCCGTGTCCGGCAGCGGGCCGGCCTACGTGTTCCTGCTGGCCCAAGCGATGGAGGCGGCGGGCATTGCCCAGGGCCTGCCGGCCGACGCCGCGCGCACACTGGTGGTGCAGACCCTGCTGGGAGCCTCGCGCATGCTGGATGAGGCCGGTGAAAGCCCCGCCGAGCTGCGCCGACGCGTGACCTCGCCGAACGGCACCACCCAGGCCGCGATCGAGCGCTTCCAGGCCGGTGGTTTCGAGGCGCTGGTGGATACCGCGCTGCGCGCCGCGCAGGTGCGCGGGCAGGAACTGTCTGCAGCGAATGATTGA
- a CDS encoding YggS family pyridoxal phosphate-dependent enzyme, whose amino-acid sequence MATPLPQILSNLHAAAEAAGRPDPRLLAVSKTQPAEAVAALAAQGQHAFGENYVQEALAKMQALQHLALEWHLIGHLQSNKADAVATHFDWVQSVDRPKLVTALARHRPAARGPLNVLIQVNIDDESSKHGCAPEAVDALAAAIAAEPQLRLRGLMAIPAPWPEAERRRDAFVRMRTLFQSLAAQHAQVDTLSMGMSSDYAEAIAEGATLVRIGTALFGARPRPA is encoded by the coding sequence GTGGCCACTCCCCTGCCCCAGATCCTGAGCAACCTGCATGCTGCCGCCGAGGCGGCCGGCCGGCCCGATCCGCGCCTGCTGGCCGTTTCCAAGACCCAACCGGCCGAGGCCGTGGCCGCGCTGGCCGCACAGGGCCAGCATGCCTTCGGCGAGAACTATGTGCAGGAAGCGCTGGCCAAGATGCAGGCGCTGCAGCACCTGGCGCTGGAGTGGCACCTGATCGGCCACCTGCAGTCGAACAAGGCCGACGCCGTGGCCACCCATTTCGACTGGGTGCAGAGCGTGGACCGGCCCAAGCTGGTGACGGCGCTGGCGCGCCATCGCCCGGCCGCGCGCGGCCCGCTGAACGTGCTGATCCAGGTCAACATCGACGATGAGTCCAGCAAGCACGGCTGTGCGCCGGAGGCCGTGGACGCATTGGCCGCCGCGATTGCCGCCGAGCCCCAGCTGCGCCTGCGAGGTCTGATGGCGATTCCCGCGCCATGGCCCGAGGCCGAGCGCCGTCGGGATGCGTTCGTGCGCATGCGCACCCTTTTCCAGTCGCTGGCCGCCCAGCACGCGCAGGTCGACACCCTGTCGATGGGCATGAGCAGCGACTACGCCGAAGCCATCGCCGAGGGCGCCACCCTGGTGCGCATCGGCACCGCCCTGTTCGGCGCGCGCCCGCGCCCGGCCTGA
- a CDS encoding type IV pilus twitching motility protein PilT, producing MDIAELLAFSVKNKASDLHLSAGLPPMIRVDGDVRRINIPALDHKQVHALVYDIMSDKQRRDYEEFLEVDFSFEIPSLARFRVNAFNQNRGAGAVFRTIPSEVLTLEDLACPPLFREVIQQPQGLILVTGPTGSGKSTTLAAMIDYINKNEYGHILTVEDPIEFVHTSQKCLINQREVHRDTHGFNEALRSALREDPDIILVGELRDLETIRLALTAAETGHLVFGTLHTSSAAKTIDRIIDVFPAGEKPMVRSMLSESLRAVISQALLKKVGGGRTAAWEIMVGTPAIRNLIREDKVAQMYSAIQTGQQYGMMTLDQHLQDLVKRSLITRNQAREYAKDKRLFE from the coding sequence ATGGATATCGCCGAACTGCTGGCGTTTTCCGTAAAGAACAAAGCGTCCGACCTGCATCTGTCCGCAGGCCTGCCGCCGATGATCCGCGTGGACGGCGACGTTCGCCGGATCAACATTCCAGCCCTGGACCACAAGCAGGTCCACGCGCTGGTGTACGACATCATGTCCGACAAGCAGCGCCGCGATTACGAGGAATTCCTCGAAGTGGACTTCTCCTTCGAGATTCCGTCGCTGGCGCGCTTCCGTGTGAATGCGTTCAACCAGAACCGCGGCGCCGGTGCGGTGTTCCGTACCATTCCGTCCGAGGTGCTCACCCTCGAGGACCTGGCCTGCCCGCCGCTGTTCCGCGAGGTGATCCAGCAGCCGCAGGGCCTGATCCTGGTGACCGGCCCGACCGGTTCGGGCAAGTCGACCACGCTGGCGGCGATGATCGACTACATCAACAAGAACGAATACGGCCACATCCTCACCGTCGAGGATCCGATCGAATTCGTGCACACCTCGCAGAAGTGCCTGATCAACCAGCGCGAGGTGCACCGCGACACGCATGGCTTCAATGAAGCACTGCGCTCGGCACTGCGTGAGGACCCGGACATCATCCTGGTCGGCGAGTTGCGCGACCTGGAAACCATCCGCCTGGCGCTGACCGCCGCGGAAACGGGCCACCTGGTGTTCGGCACCCTGCACACCAGCTCGGCGGCCAAGACCATCGACCGCATCATCGACGTGTTCCCGGCCGGCGAAAAGCCGATGGTGCGTTCGATGTTGTCCGAATCGCTGCGTGCGGTGATCTCGCAGGCGCTGCTGAAGAAGGTGGGCGGCGGCCGTACCGCGGCATGGGAAATCATGGTCGGCACCCCGGCCATCCGCAACCTGATCCGCGAGGACAAGGTGGCGCAGATGTACTCGGCCATCCAGACCGGCCAGCAGTACGGCATGATGACCCTGGACCAGCACCTGCAGGACCTGGTCAAGCGCAGCCTGATCACCCGCAACCAGGCCCGCGAGTACGC